From one Streptomyces sp. Q6 genomic stretch:
- a CDS encoding Zn-ribbon domain-containing OB-fold protein, with protein sequence MADPTDQALLTPVPDDDGAPFWEYTARHELRVQACAAPDCGELRFPPRPCCPHCRSFDSTWRRMSGRGRIWSYVVPHPPLLPAYAAQAPYNAIVVELAEAPRIRLVGNLVSSADARLDSVDPDRIRIGARVQAVFTETGGVRVPRWVLERP encoded by the coding sequence ATGGCAGACCCGACCGACCAAGCCCTCCTGACCCCCGTTCCCGACGACGACGGCGCCCCCTTCTGGGAGTACACCGCGCGCCACGAACTGCGCGTCCAGGCCTGCGCCGCCCCGGACTGCGGCGAACTGCGGTTCCCGCCCCGCCCCTGCTGCCCGCACTGCCGGTCCTTCGACTCCACCTGGCGCAGGATGAGCGGCCGCGGCCGCATCTGGTCGTACGTCGTGCCGCACCCGCCGCTCCTGCCGGCCTACGCCGCGCAGGCCCCGTACAACGCGATCGTCGTCGAACTCGCGGAGGCGCCCCGGATACGTCTCGTCGGCAACCTCGTCAGCTCCGCCGACGCCCGCCTCGACTCCGTCGACCCCGACCGCATCCGGATCGGCGCCCGCGTCCAGGCCGTCTTCACCGAGACCGGCGGCGTCAGGGTCCCCCGCTGGGTCCTGGAGCGCCCATGA
- a CDS encoding enoyl-CoA hydratase/isomerase family protein yields MSLRVETDKETGVAVVTLDRPHRHNALDRTTIDELVAAWRDFRTDDTVRAIVLTGAGDRAFCTGVDRDIDAPQPSSPYSMDDPLLTVGPKANDLWKPVIAAVNGMACGGAFYLIGEADFAIADETATFFDPHTTYGMVSAYETGYLAQRMPPGEVARLALMGAAERLSARRAHETGLISEVTPPGGALTAAVRCAATIAACPTAAVQGTVRAVWAATEASRAHAFAQAPHLIALGNISDDEQARLFNSRAPGTHRTR; encoded by the coding sequence ATGAGCCTGCGCGTCGAGACCGACAAGGAGACCGGGGTGGCCGTGGTCACCCTGGACCGACCGCACCGCCACAACGCCCTCGACCGGACGACCATCGACGAACTCGTCGCCGCCTGGCGGGATTTCAGGACCGACGACACCGTACGGGCGATCGTCCTCACCGGCGCCGGGGACCGGGCCTTCTGCACGGGCGTCGACCGCGACATCGACGCCCCGCAGCCGTCCTCCCCGTACTCCATGGACGACCCGCTCCTGACGGTCGGGCCGAAGGCGAACGACCTGTGGAAACCGGTGATCGCCGCGGTCAACGGGATGGCGTGCGGCGGCGCGTTCTACCTCATCGGCGAGGCGGACTTCGCGATCGCCGACGAGACGGCGACCTTCTTCGACCCGCACACCACGTACGGCATGGTCAGCGCCTACGAGACCGGATACCTGGCCCAGCGCATGCCGCCCGGCGAAGTGGCCCGCCTCGCGCTCATGGGCGCGGCGGAACGCCTGTCCGCGCGCCGCGCCCACGAGACGGGCCTGATCAGCGAAGTGACGCCGCCGGGCGGGGCGTTGACGGCGGCGGTCCGCTGCGCCGCCACGATCGCCGCCTGCCCGACCGCCGCGGTCCAGGGCACGGTACGGGCGGTGTGGGCGGCGACGGAGGCGTCCCGCGCCCACGCGTTCGCCCAGGCCCCGCACCTGATCGCGCTGGGCAACATCTCCGACGACGAACAGGCGCGACTTTTCAACTCCCGGGCGCCGGGCACCCATCGGACCCGCTGA